The window CAAGTATTTGCtccctttctgattttctctacttttgcatatttttgatactgaacgCTGTccgatcttcaaccaaaacctaatattagataaagggaacctgagtgcaCAAATAACACAACAGTTACATACTGACTTCATTTATTTCatgaacaaagttatgcaacacccaatgcccctgtgtgaaaaaaGTAATTGCCTGGTTttcgccaggcataatgggacccatgtcgCCCAACAAGTTATACTTTTCACTCATCTGTCCATTGAACATTCCTCCAAGAGTCTtaatgatcatccaggtgctttttTGCAATTTTTTAGTCAACATTTTTGTATGAGATGGTTCCCATTATgcctggtgaaaaccaaacactgcattccacagtaagaaactcataccaacggtcaagcattGTGATTGTTttaggatgctttgctgcctcaggacctggacgacttgccttgTAATAGAAGGAATCATGAATtatgctctgtatcagagaattctacaggagaatgtcaggccatccgtctgtgagctggAGCTGAAacgcagctgggtcatgcagcaagacaatgatccaaaacacacaagcaagtctacatgaaaatgtttaaaaagtcaatgtccagacctaatcccaattgagatgatgTGGCAGGACTTaaaacgagcagttcatgcttgacaagccacaaatgtcgctgagttaaagcagttctgcattgAAGAGTGGGCCAatattcctccacagcgatgtgagggactgatcaacaactacaggaagcgtttggttggagtcatgcagctaaaggtggcacaaccagttattgagtgttaGGGGGCATTTACTTTTTTtacacaggggcattgggtgttgcataacttttaAATAAATATGTATAGATTGTctttgttatttgtaaactcaggttccctttatctaatattaggttttggttgaagatctgataacattcggTATCAAAAATATGCACAAATTGAAGAAATctgaaagggggcaaatactttttcatggCATGTGGATGAGAAATGAGATTGAGTCCTGCATTCAGAGAAACAACAGCATTGTTGACACAAATCAAAAGCAGACGGGAGGGAAGTTGAATTGCACAGCATATGTCCTGATTAGTGTGCAGCCAGAAAGTGTACAAGGTGCTGAGGAGTCCACTTACCCCTGTGAGCACAAGGAATACAGCTGCAGTCATACTCTCTGCATGACGCAGAGGATTTCATAAAACCCATATGCTCTACAAGTCCCCTTGCTATGAGTCCACATGGTGAAGAGCTGTGaatgctttctctctctgccattgTGTGACATGACTatgacgcgtgtgtgtgtgtcatcgtcccccccccccccacaggacTTCCTGATCATGTTTCTGCACCACCTGGCGACAATCACCCTCATCACCTTCTCCTACGTCAACAACATGGCTAGAGTGGGCACGCTGGTCATGTGTCTCCACGACGCCGCCGACGTCCTGATGGAGGTGAGTAGAGACACGGGACTCGTTCAGCGAGGCACAGCGTTGTGGAACGTTCAGATGGAAATATGTTTTGTAGAACAAACATGTCATTTCTTTTCAATACTTTTCTGTCTGCCGCGTTCCAAAACGTTTGGCTACTAAACGTGGCCCTGAAGTGTGTTCTTCACACCCCATGGACATGGGGGAGGCCCCTGTGGTCTTTTGTGGACGTTTTAGAATCGCACAGTAGCTATCGGGGGAAATCGGCCATCTGTAGATTTTAACTATGTACTGCTAAAAAAAATGATTTCGTGTGTATAAAAAAAGATACGGTGGATGATAAAAAGCaatgtttgtttttgtattgtgTGTTATGCCGTTTGTAATCATTTTTCATGTGAACATGCATCTGTGACGTCTGTTTCAGGTTGCCAAAATGGCCAACTATGCCAAGTGCCAGAGACTTTGCAACCTCCTGTTTGTCATGTTTGCCATGGTCTTCATCAGCTCCAGGTTGGGTGTCTATCCTGTCTGGTAAGGATGCTTTGTCTTTGCATTGagtggatgcatcccaaatggcaccctattccctattagacactggtcaaaagtagtgcactatgttgggaatagggtgtcttTTGGGACGCTGAATGGCGTCATTATGAAAAAATACAGCTCAATTGAAATGATGGGGTCGAGTGTCTGTGTGCGGTCAGTTAACACATCACTTTTTCTGAGAATGTTTGTTTATATGCATCTTATCTGTCTCCGTGTGCAGGAGGCATGAATGTACTGTAGATCTCAGAATACTGACACTCCAAATAGGCTTTGCAATTTTTCCATGAAGGTTTTCATTTTATACAGGTCTTGGTGAGTTTTGTTGCTTTGTAGTAGTTACTGTGGATACTACAGTGACAATatggacatacagtgcctttgggaaagtattcagacctcttgactttttccacattttgttacgttacagccttgttctaaaattgaataaatagttttatttcctcatcaatctacacacaatgcctcataatgacaaagcaaaaaacgttTTTTAGAACATTTTCCtaattcaattttttttaataaacattacatttccataagtattcaggccctttactcagtactttgttgaagtaattttggcagcgattacagcatcaagtcttgggtatgacgctacaagcttggcacacctgtatttgggaagtttcacccattcttctctgcagatcctctcatgcttGGTCATGTTgcatggggagcgtcgctgcacagctattttcaggtctctccagagatgtttgctcgtgttcaagtccgggctctagctgggccactcaaggacattcagagacttgtcccgaagccactcctgcgttgtcttagctgtgtgcctAGGGCcattgccctgttggaaggtgaaccttcgccccagtctgagtctggagcgctctggagtaggttttcatcaaggatctctctgtacttttctccgttcatctttccctcgatgctgactagtctcccagtccctgccactgaaaaacatccccacagcatgatgctgccaccaccatgcttcaccatagggatggtgccaggtttcctccagacgtggcacttggcattcagaccaaagagaccgagtctttaggtgccttttggcaaactccaggtgggctgtcatgtgccttttactgaggggtagcttccgtctggccactctaccataaaggcatgattggtggtgctcaagagatggttgtccttctggaagattctcccatctccacagaggaactctggagctctatcagagtgaccatcgggttcttggaccaaggcccttctcccccgattgctcagtttggccgagcggccagctctaggaagagtcatggtggttccaaacatattccatttaagaatggaggccactaaTGTTCTTGGATACcttcttcaatgctgcagaaatgtttcggtacccttccccagatctgtgcctcgacacaatcctgtctctgagctctacagacaattccttcaacctcatggcttgtttttttgctttgacatgcactgtcaactgtgggacctttataaagacaggtgtgtgcctttccaaatcatgtccagtcaattgaatttaccacaggtggactccaatcaagttgtagaaacatctcaaggatgatcaatggaaacaggatgcacctgagctcaattttcgagtctcatagcaaagggtctgaatacttttgtaaataaggtatttttatttttaatacatttgcaaaaaaatctgaaCTTGTCTCCgctttgtcagtatggggtattgtgtgtagattgctgagatttctatttatttaatctattttagaataaggctgtaacgtaacaaaatgtggaaaaagtcaactttctgaaagcactgtatctTCTCCAGTAAAAAGAGAGCGGATACAAAATGAGAGATGGGACATTATTTTTAGATCAATTATTGGAGTCTAAAATGACACATTTTCATTTACGTGTCGAAAACATCATTTTACTTCCTCTTGATGTTTTTATGGTCTGTGTCTTTTGGTATCAATACCAGCTGGTTTTGCATTTTCATATTGGACTTCCAATTAGATGGATGAATTTGTATTGTACTGGGATGTTTTTGATGTCATCAGTGACGGGACATCCTACcttgagagagagaagcagtagAAAACCAGTCATAGTCCTTGAATAACGTGCTCACCATCTTACTGTGTGATGTTCTTGTCACACTCGCAACAGTAACGTCGATGTAAGAAGGCAAAAGGGACATGATTTACTATCCTGCTCTGAGATGATACCCCCAAAACATTATCACCCTAAAAATATATTTCCTTTGAGACCACACtcgaggatagagctgttgataACCAGGTCCAAATGACAAATGACTCTCTCTTCTGGAGATATTAAACCATAAACCTCTACTGTGCAGTGCTCTCGCTGTCGAAAGGTTTCTTTTGAATTGTGCAAGTAAATCCTTTAGAAATGTCTTATTCAGTGATTTCCTCTTCTTTTTTCCCCTCCTTGTCATGTGggttatacagtatatcacagtgCAGGCAGAGTGCAGCACAACGGCCAGAAAGCTGTTGCCATGGCTTCAGTATCAGCAGGATTCATACCATGTAGAATTTTTGGTCCAGCAATATCTCTACCTTACCTGAAATAGCTCAATCATATCAAGCAATACTTTGTGTGCTACCTTACTAATTTGGTGTACAgcgcattcgggaagtattcagaccccttgactttttccaaattttgctacgttacagccttattctaaaaatgcaTTAAATAAATCCTCATcgatctactcacaataccccttaacgacaaatggaaaacaggctatgagactcaaaatttagctccggtgcatcctgtttctatagatcatccctgagatgtttctacaacttggttggagtccacctgtggtacattcaattgattggacatgatttggaaaggcacacacctgtctatataaggtcccacagttgacagtgcatgtcagagcaaaaaccaagccatcgGTCATTATGGGATGGATTTGTGTGTGGATTGAGGAGAATTTTATTTTAATGTtattttcatccattttagaagtcatggggtctgaatactttccaaatgcactgtatgtattccATCGGACACGTGAATGAAGGGCTTCACACGTTCACAGTATATTACAGATTGGCTTCATAAAGTAAATGCACATTCTCTGctagaaccctttccacacagTGTAGCAGTGAGAAGGTTACAGTTCTGTCTGTATGTGCCGGGTGATGATTACCCTTGGctgttatgagtgtgtgtgtctgtgatgtggaGGATTGAGAGTGGCTAGGGGCTGAAGGCTCTGAGCGTTAGCGTCTTATGTTGTCCCTGAGGGTCTCTCTCAGCCACCTGCCTATTCCTCCACCCTACCTTTTTTTAGAGCACCAATAACACTTGAATTCTCTTCTGTTCACATAGCATTCTAAAGGCTGTCTCTTTACACAAATGATTTGGTGACAGCTGCCTCAGGTTTCCTGACGTGTACTTCAGTTGACAGGTTTTTGTTGATGTCAAAGAGGGAGATGCATATTAAAATCCAAGTCTATTACCCAATTCCCAATAGAGATATTGTCTCCAGGAATAAATTAATCAACTCATTACTACATCCTGTAGCTATGAGCTACACTGAATACTGAATGTGTCTTTTGTGTGGATCACTTATCAAATAAATtgcctaaccccccccccccccctttctctggTAGGATTTTAAACACTACCTTGTTTGAGAGCTGGGAGATCGTGGGGCCATACCCCTCCTGGTGGGTGTTCAACTTGCTGCTGATCCTGCTGCAGTTCCTGCACTCCTTCTGGTCCTACCTCATAGTGAAGATAGCCTGCCGAGCCATCTCTAGAGGAAAGGTGAGAGACAAGTCAGAGGTCCCTCCTCtcggaccttctcctccaatggctTTTAAGAAAGAGACGAGAAGAGAGGACGTGAGGAGTCAAGGACATGCAATTAAGTTTCTCCCTCAGGTCACATTGTtaggtgtcccaaatggcactctagtccctatgtagtgcactacttttgaccagtagggTGGAATTTGGGAGGCAGACATTGTCATACAGTAATGTTTTGCGAGAGGACCATCTTTACGTAGTTAAAGTAATTCTCATTACACATAGAATTTAGTACTACCCTGTTACTTTTTGTAATTGTAGATGCAAAGCATTGGGAAACTCCTCACCCTCaagctgtaatgtactgtaccacAGGAGCTAATCACTAAACTGTTTTGTTGTCAATAGCCTTCATTGATTTTACTTTTCTATCCCTCATGCTAACCTTTCCACCAAGGTGGGGAAATGGAATCCTTTACATGTAAGTAGTAGAATAGAAAGTGAAGAAATGTATTTGTGTATTATTGTCACATGCTATCTCACTAACAAATCACAAATCACAATTTCAGATTCTGACCCACAAGCCATCCCTTTTTGTTTTTGACGTTTTCATCTTATTTGTAAAATGGGGAAACCAATAGCAATGGTTGTACTTCCTCTGTCATGACATAAGATTGTATatgagctgttctgacagcccCTGCAATTCTCCGCAGGTGTCGAAAGACGACCGCAGTGACATTGAATCCAGCTCTGACGAGGACAACGGTCCTCCGCCCGCTCCTGTTCAGAAGCACTACAACAGCACCACCAATGGGACCAATAAAGCCCACGGGACCAACGGGTACTTGTCAGCAGGGGCCCCGTGTCCAGACGAACACTGACTGCCACTATGAGACATTTATAAGCACTGGAGCAAAGCTGCAAACACCATTCATAGATACTACATGTGTGCGACATGAACAACATTGCCTGTCTGGTACTGGAAGTACTTAATAGAAATCTGTGAATGCAGTTCCGTTTTCTGTTTGATTATTTCCATGTTTCCCATCTCATTTTATTCTCTTTCTCTATATTTGCATCAAACTGCACTCAATGAAATATCAAAGCACTCCTGTTGGTACAGCCCACTCTCTGTTTAGCCAATGAATGAAAGCATTCCACTATTATGGTGAAAGCATGCTGTTTTAAAAGTAGTCTTGACTGGCATACTGGGGGGTGGTTAATTATGTTAGTGTCTTTGTTCTTTTTTTTATGGATATGTTGACAATAATTTGAAAACATGTCTCAACTACTTTGTCAGTGTTAAGGTTACTTAATTATGGACCAATCCATAATGCTTATCAGTCCACTATTCCATCAACATTACAGTATGAGTCTTTTTCACTGGCAAAATGCTAAACACCTGGATTTGCTTTCAATGCTGCAATACCAACACATGCCAAAACTGTGACTGAATTTGTTTTGCTCACAAAGGAATAGTAATGTGGTCCCACAATGCATTATGGGAAATACAAACATTCTCCTTCCATAAGCTGTAAATGAGATGTCAGTAAAAtaataatgtatgtgtgtgtaaaaatAGGGCCATGCTATATTTTAAATTAAAGCATTTTGTTATAAGTATTCTACAATATTTCTGGTAAGTATTTTTATTAAATGTTCATGGCCCTCTTGGAAGACCGATATAAGGTATTAAGCGATGACTCAATTATAACCCATGACGATATTAAAGATTGCAAGTCAGAAAGTATGTTTGTCGATCTGATTCATTTCTATTAGCAGATAGTGTACATAATTATCCTTGTGACAAGCAACTAAGTAATATTGGTAGATTACATTGACTATGAatgtaaaaatatttttaaaaatctaCCTCTTGAAACTTTGATAACCACTCAAGGTTAAGTGGATAATGAATTGCATCTCATAAATTAATCATGACTGAATCCTTGTCATTAATATTCATTCAACAATACTTCTGGTACAATACCATTGTTTAAAAAAGAAATGTGTCATTCATCTTACTCAATCCTACtagatagtgtagtgtatatTCAACTTTAAAGTAGCATTTGTTTTTTTCAGAGAAATAGCTCTTCAGGTGGCATTTCTCTATTGACAAAAATGAATTATCCAAGGACACATGCATAGACTAGGAAGTGTGTTATGTAAGTCTAATGCAGTATCATCTTTATGCTGAGCATTGTGGCAATGTAATTACCACCGTCTCTTGATGTGATGCGATTACATAATACTTTATTGGCAGTATTATAAACGCCTGGGTTTACTCTGCCTGCGAGAAAGGGAACGTTTTGAAGAGGTGAGGGACTGTACgttatttacactgaacaaaaatataaacgcaacatgtaaagtattggtcccatgtttcatgagctgaaaaatcCCATAAATGTTCAATACGCACAAAAAAAatcgtatttctctcaaatgttgtgcacacatttgtttacacccaaccaacctcacaacagcagaccacgtcTATGGTGTCATGCGGTCGAGCGGGTGGCTGATGTGAACATAGTGCCCCGTGGTGGCGGTGGGGTCATGGTACGGGCAGGCATAAACTAAGTACTGTTAATGAATAAAATATGAGAAATGAGATCAAGTTATTACATGCGTTTAATATGTTTCTTACAGTACAACGAACACCATTGCATTTTAACGATGGCAATTAGAATGCACAAAAGTACGGTGACGAGCTCCCGAGGCCCATTGACATTGAGAGACTCATTTTTTAAAAAGGTATCTGtaaaccaacagatgcatatctgttctcccagtcatgtgaaatccatagattagggcctcatttatttcatttcaattgactgatttcctagcatgaactgtaactcaggaaaATCAATTAAATAGtagcatgttgcgtttatatttttgttcattatatgAGGGATACATGGTGAAAATCGGACTTCtttgaaatgaaaatggatggccctccctTCCTCATATATTTTTACACGCttctaaaataaaataacaattaaaacataaagtggatagcagagaacatgcCTACAATTTACCCTCACTCTTAAGACAGACCAGAGCCATAGATATGCAGTTTCAAAATTAACAAACAAAATAGGTATGTGTAGCTCACCACATGACCTTCAAACCAGACTGGCCAACTCCTGTTTCTAAAAGTCAATTCAAAGGCACTATAGCCTAATAacgcattttttttgtttttgtattatttaattAAAAGTAAtaacatttttatttcattttatacAGCCTACATGCAAAATGTATAGGCCAGCCTGTAGCATGTCAcaaattatttttgtattttacaaTATCCATCttatctcatcgctgcaactaccCAATGAGCTCGTGAGGAAAATCGAGTTAAGCGTCCTCCAAATCATGACGCAAACCACACTTATTAACACCCACCCGCATAACCtggaagccaaccgcaccaatgtgtcgggggaaacactgttcaactgacaaccggggtcagcctgcaggctACCTGGCCACCACAAGGGGGCGCTAGAGTGCGAAGAGACAAGTAAAGCTAAACCCtcgcctaacccggacgacactgggcccaTTCTgcaccgccctatgagactcccgatATACAACCAGTTGTGACACAGCCCAGGAACGAAcgagggtctgtagtgacgcttctagcacATTGATGTAGTGCCTTTGACCGCTACGCCACTCTGTAGGCTCCACAATTGATTTCTTAAATGGTAGGCTATAGCCTGaaagtaataatataataatacattttCTTCCTTCTTAGGCAACCTTGCTTGCTCCTGACTGATTTAGAGTTAGTATGTTTAAAACCAGTTGAGATGACAGCCATTTTGCACtgtttcactgtggtctagcaagAGGGCAATATTTATTAATGTATTAGTTATTCCCCACCCTAGAAAGCTATGACCTTTGGCTTTCACCTGAAATTGTTTATTTAGGtctgagaaagaaaaaaaaaaacgtttcaaccgtgcgcaccacagcataacacggtgcctgcccggtctctttagccccccggtaaccacaggaagttggcgtaggtctcctacctagcgtcgccatactccctgtgagccccctcccccaataaatttttggggctgactctcgggcttccatccacgtctcCTCagaccagcgcctctccgctttcaccacctccagttcttccttggggcggcgatattctccaggctgtgcccagggtccttctccggctaggatttcctcccaagtccagaaatccttattatgtatctcctgctgctgcctgttgacacgccgcttggtcctattgtggtgggtgattctgttacggctttctatatgcgaaggagagtcggaccaaaatgcggcgtggctattgagattcatgtttaatgaaaaaacacactaaacacaaacactacaaaacaataaacctaacgaaaaccaaaacagcctatactggtgtaaactaacacagaacaggaacaaaAGGACATAAGGtaaatcacccaccaaacactcaaagaataatgctgcctaaatatggttcccaatcagagacaacgataaacacctgcctctgattgagaaccactgcagacagccatagattcacctgaacaccccactaagctaccatcccaatacatgtgaaaaaccccaatacaaaacacaccacatacaaaaacccatgtcacatcctggcctgaccaaatagataaagaaaacacaaaatactaagaccagggcgtgacattggcTGAGAAAATCTATGGATAGTAGACTATAGTTtagtctgtcaaacaggtaggccttCCTCTTATTTCTTGAATAGGGCGGGAATAGGCCCCAAAACAAAGCCCTCTTGTTATTAGTAACCtaaagtcaaattaaaatgaagCCTCCTCTACTTTCAGTACCCATGCGCTGTCCATATCCGTGGCTGCTACATCATAGTAATGTAAGTTAAGTATATTACTTGAATATGGCTGttgtgaggtcaataactctgataCATTATTATGGACAACGAAACGTATTGCTTTTATTCAAATCAATTATAGCAGTAGCAAGCTTACCTCCGTTCCTCCTTTTCATCTTTGCGCTCTCcctctcaaactgaacaggacctCAGTTGTCCTTGTCCGCACGCACATATATTGCATTTCTTCAGGCACACATTGAGATACTATAACAAGCAACTAATTCCCAAACCCTCCTGAGCAATATGACATTTAATCAATTGCATGACCCCCCCCCTGGACTAAATCAAAAATACCAAACTCTCCCcatgactgaaattgaaaaagtaTGACCCTCCCCTATTTTTCCCCAGGTAACAAAaatattaaaattaaaaaaggggTTTCATGAATTTTGAATAACTTTGGAAAAATTAAGCAATTTGTTGACATGAACTATAATTTGAACTCCCTTGCACAAAGTGACAGTGGATGGTTGAGGACATAAATGGTTAAATATTCCAATGGAATTTTCCTTGTGCACTGGTTATATGAGCGCAGGTGATTTCCGCATGAATGACTTTAGGAGGAGCGTGTTCAAAGTGCAAAGTCAATAAACCCTCTTAGACTGAAAATGGCGGACCCTGTGAGCACCTGTGCTGTGAGTACTAACTCTACCTCTTTTCAAAGACTACTTTTAGTCAAATGTACAAAGAAAATCATTACTTCTCCTTTATATGTTTGTACCATAGGTAGAAACGTTAATGGCTTGTCTTCGTAGCTGTGTGTATCACTGTTAATAGAAATAGCCAGTTTGACAACACCATTACTTGTTGAATGTGTTATAGTACAACCTGTTGTACCAAGATCTGAAGAAGTTCTCAAAAAATGGGGAGCATTTCTGTAAGGAGCTCATGACAGTATTTCAGCAAAGGTATGGTTAATGTCAACTCCTTGAGAATATCGTTTAGTGAGGTCATTTATTTGAAATTGTTCTTATGCTATCTAGGATTGGGAAAGTAAAACCCTTTTCAACCTGGACTGCGCATATTTCTATTTCATAAAATGTCCAATCATTTAAATGTATGGACTATACCAACTCGGTCATTCACAATTGCATGCTAAGGTCCTAACTTCTGGATTGATTTTTAATTAGCTGTAGTTACTGTTTCACCTCAGTGTGACAAAAGTAACATCCCTTGATGACACTTATTTGTGACTAGGGCTGAGCTGGAGATGAGTTATGCTAAGGGACTTCAGAAGCTTGCTGGAAAACTCATGAAGGCATCCAAAGGAATGAATGACAAGTGAGTTGGCTCTACCTTCACATTTCTATCACGCCATCTGTAAGGCTTCAGCGatccagattgaatagagcccattATTGTAGTGCTCTAAACTCTCtgcatgttgttgtttttatttccaTGAAGTTCCACATACCGAGCATGGTGCCATGTATCTGATGACATGTACtctacagcagacacacacaggtattaCAGGCATGACTTTATGACGTTTTTAATCATATTATGACCTTATTATCTGTAGCAGAGATGTTGCTTGGATATTCTCTACAGCTGAGTCTGAGGACTGATACTATTATGTTTTGTTTTTCAGAGCACTAGGAAGTGCTTTTCAGGCAGAGGCTATTTTAGAAATTCGACAAGTAATTGAGGAGCACAACAAGAGGAAGAGACCTGTGAGTAATTTGGATCATTTATTCCTACCAACACATCATTCTACACAATTATACATTGAGACATATTGTTTTTTTATCCCTTTCTTGAATAGCTTGATAATGTTGTTGAAAGAAATGCAAAACTTGTTGTGACAAACTGGAGTGAACAAATCAAGGTAAGTCTTCCTCAAATTCTTGTTTGGTAAATAGAGTGTTTGGTTGATTACATCATTCAAAGAAAATGATTGATTAAGAATATTGTTCAAACATTTTCCCTCACAGATGAAGAAGAAATTGGTTGGATTGACAAGAGAGCATGAAGCCCTGTTCAACTTTGTTGAAAAGAATACACACATTTGCACAGAAAAAGAAAAACAGAAGGTACTGCACTGCAATATTTACTGTAATACTGTCATTGAGAAGGAAAACAGAAGGAACTGCACTGCAATATTTACTGTAATACTGTCATTGAGAAGGAAAACAGAAGGAACTGCACTGCAATATTTACTGTAATACTGTCATTGAGAAGGAAAACAGAAGGAACTGCACTGCAATATTTACTGTAATACTGTCATTGAGAAGGAAAACAGAAGGAACTGCACTGCAATATTTACTGTAATACTGTCATTGAGAAGGAAAACAGAAGGAACTGCACTGCAATATTTACTGTAATACTGTCATTGAGAAGGAAAACAGAAGGTACTGCACTGCAATATTTACTGTAATACTGTCATTGAGAAGGAAAACAGAAGGAACTGCACTGCAATATTTACTGTAATACTGTCATTGAGAAGGAAAACAGAAGGAACTGCACTGCAATATTTACTGTAATACTGTCATTGAGAAGGAAAACAGAAGGTACTGCACTGCAATATTTACTGTA of the Oncorhynchus masou masou isolate Uvic2021 chromosome 10, UVic_Omas_1.1, whole genome shotgun sequence genome contains:
- the cers6 gene encoding ceramide synthase 6 isoform X3, encoding MDHRKPSPMPFWRRCSLLSPRWRFTFYLYIFTYGVRFLKKTTWLWNTRECWYNYPYQPLTVDIHYYYILELSFYLSLLFSQFTDIRRKDFLIMFLHHLATITLITFSYVNNMARVGTLVMCLHDAADVLMEVAKMANYAKCQRLCNLLFVMFAMVFISSRLGVYPVWILNTTLFESWEIVGPYPSWWVFNLLLILLQFLHSFWSYLIVKIACRAISRGKVGKWNPLHVSKDDRSDIESSSDEDNGPPPAPVQKHYNSTTNGTNKAHGTNGYLSAGAPCPDEH
- the cers6 gene encoding ceramide synthase 6 isoform X2, with product MAGILAWFWNERFWLPHNVTWADLKNTDEATFPQAEDLYVACPLAFCIFMIRLVFERFIARPCALGLKIQANGPQKAQPNAILEKVFTAITKHPDEKRLEGLSKQLDWDVRTIQRWFRQRRNQEKPSTLARFCESMWRFTFYLYIFTYGVRFLKKPLTVDIHYYYILELSFYLSLLFSQFTDIRRKDFLIMFLHHLATITLITFSYVNNMARVGTLVMCLHDAADVLMEVAKMANYAKCQRLCNLLFVMFAMVFISSRLGVYPVWILNTTLFESWEIVGPYPSWWVFNLLLILLQFLHSFWSYLIVKIACRAISRGKVGKWNPLHVSKDDRSDIESSSDEDNGPPPAPVQKHYNSTTNGTNKAHGTNGYLSAGAPCPDEH